A part of Carcharodon carcharias isolate sCarCar2 chromosome 6, sCarCar2.pri, whole genome shotgun sequence genomic DNA contains:
- the npc1 gene encoding NPC intracellular cholesterol transporter 1 isoform X2, whose translation MQLPLQFLSRCPSCFHNFMTFYCELTCSPTQSLFLNATKFEPYVQNQTSITEVEYYIGSSFANAMYNACKDVQSPSSNDKALGLLCGKDAKDCNATNWIQYMCSTSNAQTPFNIIPIFGDHPIGRMTPMNNETRGCNETLDDGSPPCSCQDCSLVCGPKPVPPPAPIPWTIFGLDAMAVIMWISYLIFLAVFGGAVFSMWYYRKMHIASEYAPIIDTSLNHSDIISHDLDNISCCEQLGAKSEALLRELFTQWGSFCVRKPAVVIVLTIIAVGVCSSGLVFMKVTTDPVDIWSAPSSQARKEKYYFDTHFGPFFRTEQLIITAPNSSWTTYSPYPSGSDVPFGPPLGKDILHQVLDLQDAIQDLEAYYENETVKLQDICLTPLAPYNNNCTILSVLNYFQNSHAALDHSVGDDFYVYADYHSHFLYCTRAPASLNDTTMLHDPCLGTFGGPVFPWLVLGGYNGDDYNNATALVITFPVNNYHNDTEKLNKALAWEKVFIDFLKNYNDSNLTIKFSAERSIEDEINRESNSDIITIIISYAVMFLYISISLGHIKSCWTFMVDSKISLGVAGIVIVLSSVACSLGIFSYAGIPLTLIVIEVIPFLVLAVGVDNIFIIVQTFRRDKRLQNESLDHQIGRVLGEVAPSIFLSSFSETVAFFLGSLSTMPAVRTFSLFAAMAVFIDFILQITCFVSLFGLDVQRQESNRMDIVCCVKQEKVSSHSEECLFRGFKHIYAPFLLSNWVRPTVISVFVGLLSFSIAVLNKVEIGLNQSYSMPDDSYVLHYFESMAEYLHAGPPVYFVIEEGHNYTSLEGQNIVCGGVGCNNDSLVQQIYTAALLDNYTRIGFPPSSWIDDYFDWVKPQSTCCRVYNTSEKFCNASVVNSSCVHCRPLTREGKQRPYGEDFMTFLPMFLSDNPSPKCGKGGHAAYGSAVNLLENNTAVGATYFMTYHTVLKTSADFIAAAESARILAENITESMNISHKGYRVFPYSVFYVFYEQYFTIVKDTIFNICMSLGAVFVVTTILLGCEVWSAVIVCITISMIITNMFGVMWLWNISLNAVSLVNLVMCCGISVEFCSHIVRAFSVSLKKTRVQRAEEALANMGSSVFSGITLTKFGGIVVLAFSKSQIFQIFYFRMYLAIVLLGAAHGLIFLPVLLSYIGPPLNKGKVSALHNLYKNTEQERLLK comes from the exons ATCATCCAATTGGAAGAATGACCCCCATGAATAATGAAACCAGAGGTTGCAATGAGACGTTGGATGATGGTTCTCCACCATGCAGTTGCCAGGACTGCTCACTGGTTTGTGGCCCAAAACCAGTTCCCCCACCAGCACCTATCCCATGGACCATTTTTGGTTTGGATGCTATGGCTGTTATAATGTGGATCTCCTATTTGATCTTCCTGGCTGTCTTTGGCGGAGCAGTCTTTAGCATGTGGTATTACAG GAAAATGCACATTGCTTCTGAATATGCACCAATTATTGATACCAGTTTAAATCATTCAGACATCATCAGTCATGATCTAG ATAACATATCATGTTGTGAACAGCTTGGTGCAAAATCAGAAGCGCTCCTCCGTGAACTATTCACACAGTGGGGGTCCTTCTGTGTGAGAAAACCTGCTGTAGTTATTGTGCTGACCATTATTGCAGTGGGAGTCTGCAGCTCTGGTTTGGTATTCATGAAAGTAACGACTGATCCAGTCGACATTTGGTCTGCACCATCTAGCCAAGCTCGCAAGGAAAAGTATTATTTTGACACCCACTTTGGACCCTTTTTCCGCACTGAGCAGTTGATTATTACAGCCCCAAATAGCTCGTGGACCACTTACTCTCCTTATCCATCTGGGTCAGATGTGCCATTTGGCCCTCCATTGGGCAAGGACATCCTACATCAG GTACTGGATTTGCAGGATGCTATTCAAGATTTGGAAGCTTATTACGAGAATGAAACTGTGAAGCTGCAGGACATCTGCTTGACACCTTTGGCTCCATATAACAATAACTGTACCATCTTGAGTGTCTTAAACTACTTCCAAAACAGTCATGCTGCCCTTGATCATTCTGTTGGTGATGACTTTTACGTGTATGCTGACTACCATAGCCACTTCCTGTATTGCACTAG GGCTCCAGCTTCACTGAATGATACAACTATGCTCCATGATCCCTGCTTGGGCACATTTGGTGGACCAGTTTTTCCTTGGCTGGTTCTAGGAGGATATAATG GGGATGATTATAACAATGCCACAGCACTGGTGATCACTTTCCCTGTAAATAATTATCACAATGACACTGAGAAATTGAACAAAGCTTTGGCTTGGGAGAAGGT ATTTATTGATTTTCTGAAAAATTATAATGACTCCAACTTGACCATTAAATTCTCTGCTGAACGGAGCATTGAAGACGAGATAAATCGCGAGAGTAACAGTGACATCATCACAATTATCATTAGCTATGCTGTCATGTTCTTGTACATCTCCATTTCCCTGGGGCACATCAAGAGCTGCTGGACTTTCATG GTAGACTCTAAGATTTCTCTGGGAGTTGCTGGTATTGTGATTGTCCTGAGTTCGGTGGCCTGTTCTCTTGGGATTTTCAGTTATGCTGGTATCCCCCTCACACTGATTGTGATTGAAGTCATCCCCTTTTTGGTGTTGGCAGTTGGTGTGGACAACATCTTTATCATCGTTCAGACATTTCGG AGAGACAAACGTTTACAGAATGAATCACTCGACCATCAGATTGGCAGAGTTCTGGGGGAAGTAGCACCAAGTATATTCCTTTCATCCTTCTCGGAGACTGTGGCATTCTTTCTGG GTTCTTTATCAACAATGCCAGCCGTTCGCACCTTCTCCCTTTTTGCAGCAATGGCTGTATTCATAGATTTTATACTCCAGATAACCTGCTTTGTAAGTCTCTTTGGGCTGGATGTTCAGCGACAAGAG AGTAATCGTATGGATATCGTGTGTTGTGTGAAACAAGAAAAAGTTAGTAGTCATTCAGAAGAAtgcctcttcagaggtttcaaACATATATATGCACCCTTTTTATTATCAAACTGGGTGAGGCCCACTGTG ATATCTGTGTTTGTTGGTCTCCTGTCATTTAGTATTGCAGTACTAAACAAAGTTGAGATTGGGTTAAATCAGAGTTATTCAATGCCAGAT GACTCGTATGTGTTGCACTACTTTGAATCGATGGCAGAGTACTTGCATGCAGGCCCTCCTGTCTACTTTGTGATTGAAGAAGGACATAATTACACTTCTTTGGAAGGACAGAATATAGTCTGTGGCGGTGTTGGCTGTAACAATGATTCACTTGTCCAACAAATTTATACCGCTGCTCTGCTGGACAACTA TACAAGAATTGGTTTCCCACCATCATCATGGATCGATGATTACTTTGACTGGGTGAAGCCACAATCAACCTGCTGCAGAGTCTACAATACTTCAGAGAAGTTCTGCAATGCATCAG TTGTTAATTCATCATGTGTTCACTGCCGTCCATTGACTAGAGAGGGAAAACAAAGGCCTTATGGAGAAGACTTCATGACTTTTCTTCCCATGTTTCTGTCTGATAATCCAAGCCCAAAATGTGGCAAAGG GGGCCATGCAGCATACGGCTCTGCAGTGAATCTGCTTGAGAACAATACAGCTGTGGGAGCCACTTATTTTATGACTTATCACACAGTGCTGAAAACATCTGCTGACTTCATTGCTGCTGCTGAGAGTGCACGTATTTTGGCTGAAAACATAACTGAATCCATGAACATTTCTCACAAAGGCTATCGTGTCTTTCCATACAG TGTGTTTTATGTATTTTATGAACAATACTTTACCATTGTGAAAGACACAATTTTCAACATCTgcatgtcactgggagctgtattTGTTGTGACTACAATCCTGCTGGGCTGTGAAGTCTGGTCTGCTGTGATCGTCTGCATCACTATTTCTATGATAATCACAAACATGTTTGGAGTTATGTGGTTGTGGAACATCAGCCTTAATGCAGTCTCATTAGTAAACCTGGTTATG TGTTGTGGTATTTCGGTTGAGTTCTGTAGCCATATTGTTCGTGCATTTTCTGTCAGTTTGAAGAAAACCAGGGTGCAGCGTGCTGAGGAAGCACTAGCAAATATGGGTAGTTCG GTATTTAGTGGCATCACACTGACTAAGTTTGGAGGTATTGTGGTCCTGGCATTTTCCAAATCCCAGATTTTCCAGATCTTCTACTTCAGGATGTACTTGGCAATTGTGCTTTTGGGAGCTGCTCATGGCCTCATTTTCCTTCCAGTATTACTAAGTTACATAG GACCACCCTTGAACAAAGGAAAAGTTTCTGCACTGCACAACCTCTACAAGAACACTGAACAGGAGAGACTGTTGAAATAA